One genomic segment of Thermodesulfobacterium sp. TA1 includes these proteins:
- a CDS encoding glycosyltransferase: MLFLIIAFLTSFFTCFFLIKKANEAFIDNQVGVQKFHQWNAVRVGGLSIIFSLITVSIAFTLDQKDFAKLHILLVVSSIPVFLGGFIEDLTKKVGPKIRLLCGMFSGFLVYLFLGETLTRVDLPGFDYLLASYLLFSVLFTAFALAGVANAINIIDGFNGLASGVSIMVFLSYAYVSFLVGDMFLVYTSLTIASAIFGFFFWNFPFGYIFLGDGGAYLLGFLAGLTGVLLVERHQEVSAWFPLLLLIYPIYETLFSIVRRKFLRSSSPFEPDAVHLHTIIYRRVIKLTVGNKLPNFLLNSLTSPYLWFMQLLCTIPAVLFWSKTYVLMIFSLAFIVFYTWLYFRIVNFKTPKIMIHLLKKFKENT; this comes from the coding sequence ATGCTATTCTTAATTATCGCTTTTTTGACATCCTTTTTTACTTGCTTTTTTCTCATTAAGAAGGCTAACGAAGCTTTTATTGACAATCAAGTAGGGGTCCAAAAGTTTCATCAGTGGAATGCTGTAAGGGTTGGTGGATTATCTATAATCTTTTCCTTGATAACCGTCAGCATAGCGTTTACTCTGGATCAAAAAGACTTTGCAAAATTACATATTCTTTTGGTTGTATCTTCTATCCCCGTTTTTTTAGGAGGATTTATTGAGGACTTAACCAAAAAGGTTGGTCCTAAAATTAGGCTTCTTTGTGGTATGTTTTCTGGATTTTTGGTTTATCTTTTTTTAGGAGAGACCCTTACCCGGGTTGACCTTCCGGGATTTGATTATTTACTTGCAAGTTATCTCCTTTTTTCTGTCCTTTTCACCGCTTTCGCCCTTGCAGGGGTTGCCAACGCCATAAACATCATTGATGGGTTTAACGGTCTTGCAAGCGGAGTTTCTATTATGGTTTTTCTATCTTATGCTTATGTATCCTTCTTAGTAGGAGATATGTTTCTTGTCTATACAAGCTTAACCATAGCCTCTGCCATCTTTGGTTTTTTCTTCTGGAATTTTCCTTTTGGGTATATCTTTTTAGGAGACGGAGGAGCATACCTTTTAGGTTTCTTGGCAGGTCTTACAGGAGTCCTACTTGTTGAAAGACACCAAGAAGTTTCAGCCTGGTTTCCTCTTTTACTTTTAATTTATCCAATTTATGAAACTTTATTTTCAATTGTAAGAAGAAAATTTTTAAGGTCCTCCTCTCCTTTTGAGCCAGATGCAGTACATCTTCATACGATAATTTACAGAAGAGTAATAAAATTAACTGTTGGGAATAAACTTCCCAACTTTTTACTAAATTCTCTTACTTCACCTTATTTATGGTTTATGCAACTTCTTTGCACGATCCCTGCAGTACTTTTCTGGAGCAAAACTTACGTTTTGATGATTTTTAGCTTAGCTTTTATTGTTTTTTACACCTGGCTTTACTTTAGAATAGTGAATTTTAAAACCCCTAAAATAATGATACATTTATTAAAAAAGTTTAAAGAAAATACATAA
- a CDS encoding HNH endonuclease translates to MKEKFLSLEEFIKKEKEKARKLRQTRWWRRQLEKGVCYYCGKEVGAKNLTMDHKIPLSRWGTSDRINIVPCCKECNNKKKYLLPWEWEEYVKRLKITNVEEG, encoded by the coding sequence ATGAAAGAAAAGTTTTTAAGCTTAGAAGAGTTTATAAAAAAAGAAAAGGAAAAAGCCCGCAAACTTAGACAAACCAGATGGTGGAGACGTCAATTAGAAAAAGGGGTATGTTATTACTGCGGAAAAGAGGTAGGTGCCAAAAACCTTACGATGGACCATAAAATCCCTCTTTCAAGATGGGGAACCTCAGACAGGATTAACATCGTTCCTTGTTGTAAGGAGTGTAATAACAAGAAAAAATACTTGTTACCCTGGGAATGGGAGGAGTACGTTAAAAGACTTAAAATTACTAATGTAGAAGAGGGATAA
- the glmS gene encoding glutamine--fructose-6-phosphate transaminase (isomerizing) encodes MCGIIGYIGDRQVIPVLLEGLRRLEYRGYDSAGVVFFEKNEIKVIKTKGKILNLEEKLFKPFPSKAKAPGLGHTRWATHGEPSDENAHPHFDCHKSFALVHNGIIENYYELKTKLLAKGHRFVSATDTEVIVHLIEDFLNQGLSLKQAFFKALRTLKGAYAVALIHKNHPDLILVGRNQSPVVIGLGNQENFIASDIPALLPFTKEVLFLNDGEVAIVSKDKVEIYDLSENPVLREPYHVTWDIASAEKGGFAHFMLKEIYEQPDAVKNTMLERIDLDKNQVDFSKEGLTADFFKDIQRFYLVACGTSYHAGLVAKYLIERELKIPVEVDIASEFRYRDPVINEKTLFIGISQSGETADTLASLRLAKSKGAKTLSICNVVGSTIARESKIVLYTKAGPEISVASTKAFSTQVLIFVLLTIYLKQILFKENEKGKKIESLIKLPSQLKLFIEKVHPKIKLLAQNYYQASNVLYLGRNILYPIALEGALKLKEISYIHAEGYAAGEMKHGPIALIEEKVPTIILAAKETGIVYEKTLSNAEEVKSRRGPIISLITEGAEEFQKISDEYIEVPLTFYEFLPIFYVVPLQLLAYEIATLRGCDVDKPRNLAKSVTVE; translated from the coding sequence ATGTGTGGGATAATAGGATATATAGGGGATAGACAGGTTATTCCTGTGTTATTAGAAGGTTTAAGAAGGCTTGAATACAGAGGGTATGATTCAGCAGGGGTAGTTTTTTTTGAGAAAAACGAAATAAAAGTCATTAAAACCAAAGGAAAAATTCTAAACTTAGAGGAAAAACTTTTTAAACCTTTTCCTTCTAAAGCTAAGGCCCCTGGTCTTGGACACACCCGTTGGGCAACCCACGGAGAACCTTCTGACGAAAACGCTCATCCCCATTTTGATTGCCATAAATCTTTTGCCTTGGTTCACAACGGGATCATAGAAAACTATTATGAACTAAAAACCAAGCTTTTAGCCAAAGGTCATAGGTTTGTTTCAGCTACAGATACCGAGGTTATCGTTCATTTGATAGAAGATTTTCTAAACCAGGGTCTATCTCTTAAACAGGCCTTTTTTAAAGCTTTAAGAACGCTTAAGGGAGCTTATGCAGTAGCCTTAATCCATAAAAACCACCCTGATTTAATCTTAGTCGGTAGAAACCAAAGTCCTGTAGTCATAGGTTTAGGGAATCAGGAAAATTTTATAGCCTCTGACATCCCTGCCCTTTTGCCGTTTACTAAAGAGGTGTTGTTTTTAAACGATGGTGAGGTAGCGATAGTTAGCAAGGATAAAGTAGAAATATACGACCTATCAGAAAATCCGGTTTTAAGAGAGCCTTATCATGTTACCTGGGACATAGCCTCGGCTGAAAAAGGGGGTTTTGCCCATTTCATGCTTAAGGAGATTTACGAACAACCTGACGCTGTAAAAAATACGATGCTTGAAAGGATTGACTTAGACAAAAATCAAGTAGATTTTTCTAAAGAAGGATTGACCGCAGATTTCTTTAAAGATATTCAAAGGTTTTACCTTGTTGCCTGCGGTACCTCTTATCATGCTGGTTTGGTGGCTAAATATCTTATAGAACGAGAACTAAAGATTCCTGTAGAGGTAGATATAGCCTCTGAATTTAGGTATAGAGACCCGGTAATAAACGAAAAAACCCTTTTTATAGGAATTTCTCAGTCAGGGGAAACAGCAGACACGCTTGCGAGCTTACGGTTAGCTAAAAGCAAGGGGGCTAAAACCCTTTCTATCTGTAATGTAGTGGGAAGCACCATAGCCAGAGAAAGCAAGATAGTACTTTATACCAAAGCAGGTCCAGAAATAAGCGTTGCCTCTACCAAGGCTTTTTCTACCCAGGTTTTAATTTTTGTGCTTCTTACCATTTACCTAAAACAAATCCTTTTTAAAGAAAACGAGAAAGGAAAAAAGATAGAATCCTTGATCAAGTTGCCCTCTCAGCTTAAACTTTTTATAGAAAAAGTCCATCCTAAAATCAAACTTTTGGCCCAAAATTATTATCAAGCCTCAAACGTCCTTTATCTTGGAAGAAACATCCTTTATCCTATAGCCTTAGAAGGGGCTTTAAAACTCAAAGAAATCTCCTATATTCATGCAGAGGGCTATGCAGCAGGCGAGATGAAACATGGTCCTATAGCCTTAATAGAAGAAAAAGTGCCCACCATAATCCTTGCAGCCAAAGAAACCGGGATTGTTTACGAAAAAACTCTCTCAAATGCTGAGGAGGTTAAGTCTCGCAGAGGTCCTATCATTTCTTTGATAACTGAAGGGGCAGAAGAATTTCAAAAAATTTCTGATGAATATATAGAGGTACCCTTGACTTTTTATGAATTTTTACCTATTTTTTATGTCGTGCCTCTTCAGCTTTTAGCTTATGAGATAGCTACTTTAAGAGGATGTGACGTAGATAAACCAAGAAATTTAGCCAAAAGTGTAACGGTTGAATAA
- a CDS encoding glycosyltransferase family 4 protein, with protein sequence MEKIIVFTSNTAFSLYNFRLHIMRELKIRGYRVIAVSPNESEYASFLAKEFEFYPIKNLDRKGKNPFKDILLLFEYLRLYKRLKPHLIINFTIKPNIYSSIAGGILGIPSISVVTGLGFVFISKTWLTNLVKLLYKIAFRFNRIVVFQNRDDSEELKSLTDRKAHLIESSGVDTDYFSPSFCEENKKEKFIFLFVGRFLKDKGLLELVKAFEKLKVENSKVELYLVGDVDEGNPQSIKREELKRWLNKGLVNWIGFQKDVRPFYCLADCVVLPSYREGIPRVLLEAMAMGKPIITTDSVGCREVCIDGVNGFLVEPKNWESLYEAMKRMAELPLDQRKAMGSAGRNLVLKKYDVKIIVSKYLELIKEVKIF encoded by the coding sequence ATGGAAAAAATCATAGTATTTACTTCTAACACGGCATTTAGTCTTTATAACTTTAGACTTCATATAATGAGAGAACTAAAAATTAGAGGATATCGTGTAATAGCGGTATCTCCAAACGAAAGTGAGTATGCATCTTTTTTGGCTAAAGAGTTTGAGTTTTACCCAATAAAAAATCTTGACCGTAAAGGTAAAAATCCTTTTAAAGATATTTTACTTCTTTTTGAATATTTAAGACTATACAAAAGATTAAAACCACATTTGATAATAAACTTTACCATAAAGCCAAACATCTACAGCTCCATTGCGGGTGGTATTTTAGGCATTCCATCTATAAGTGTGGTCACTGGTTTGGGGTTTGTGTTCATAAGTAAAACATGGCTTACAAACTTAGTAAAGTTATTATACAAAATAGCTTTTAGATTTAATAGAATTGTAGTTTTCCAAAATAGGGATGACTCTGAAGAGCTAAAAAGTTTAACTGATAGAAAGGCACACCTAATAGAAAGCTCTGGCGTGGATACTGATTACTTTTCTCCTTCTTTTTGCGAAGAAAACAAAAAAGAAAAATTTATCTTCCTTTTTGTTGGAAGATTCCTAAAAGATAAGGGACTTTTGGAACTCGTGAAAGCTTTTGAAAAATTAAAGGTTGAAAATTCAAAAGTAGAACTTTATTTAGTCGGTGATGTGGATGAGGGAAATCCTCAATCTATCAAAAGGGAGGAGTTAAAGCGGTGGTTAAATAAGGGTTTGGTTAATTGGATAGGCTTTCAAAAGGATGTCAGGCCCTTTTACTGCCTTGCAGATTGCGTAGTTTTGCCTTCTTACAGAGAAGGTATCCCAAGGGTTTTGTTGGAAGCTATGGCTATGGGAAAGCCCATAATCACCACGGACAGTGTTGGGTGCAGGGAAGTGTGTATTGATGGGGTTAATGGCTTTTTGGTTGAACCGAAAAATTGGGAAAGTCTTTACGAGGCTATGAAAAGGATGGCTGAGCTACCGCTAGACCAAAGAAAGGCTATGGGTTCTGCAGGAAGGAATCTTGTCTTAAAAAAGTATGATGTAAAGATTATTGTAAGTAAGTATCTTGAACTGATCAAAGAAGTTAAAATTTTTTAA
- the rsfS gene encoding ribosome silencing factor — MESKVLAEEILTLLEDKKAEDILLIDVRDKVDYADYFIICSAHSTKHTQGLSEHLMFELEKIGIKPLGIEGFELGQWIVLDYDSVIVHLFYEPIRQMYALEELWLDFPPPRKQAQPQKEVFQETQEE; from the coding sequence ATGGAAAGCAAAGTGTTAGCAGAAGAGATTTTAACTTTGCTTGAAGATAAAAAAGCAGAGGACATACTGCTTATTGATGTAAGAGATAAGGTAGACTATGCCGACTATTTTATCATATGCAGTGCCCATTCTACTAAACATACTCAAGGGCTATCTGAACATTTGATGTTCGAATTGGAAAAGATAGGGATTAAGCCCTTAGGAATAGAAGGTTTTGAACTTGGGCAATGGATAGTCCTTGATTATGATTCTGTGATCGTACATCTTTTCTATGAACCTATACGTCAGATGTATGCGCTGGAGGAACTTTGGTTAGACTTTCCTCCTCCGCGAAAGCAGGCTCAACCTCAAAAAGAGGTTTTTCAAGAGACCCAAGAGGAGTAA
- the hflX gene encoding GTPase HflX: protein MGHNVFGNTVGLKPSELKNLERLYRRRVPPASIISHELARELARISAEINRQVGLLINRKGEIDYVVVGTFNRIEIPELRGYRDHIARLKGLRFIHTHLLTSKSNQSELDQDDLIDLALLRLDLVGALEVNPNGEPGKIHIAHIIPDPEFFTGGPFSEKENQFFYFLKPCYVWELRENFLELIKNLEDELERIKPLKEVDEQKDRAILIFLKESNEPYLEERIFELKELARTAGVTVVGEVVQKKTSPDPRYVIGKGKLLEVMVLALRTRANLLIFDRELTPSQVRALTENTDLRVIDRTQLILDIFAQRAKSKEGKIQVEIAQLKYTLPRLRAKDDAFSRLTGGIGGRGPGETKLEIDRRRIKDRIAKLERELEQISQERDLRRKRRKKLEFKTVALIGYTNAGKTTLFNTLAKSQYLAEDKLFATLDPVTKAIRTPNNRVFLITDTVGFIRNLPEELKKAFKATLEELYSADLLLHIVDISHPEFETQIEAVNQILEEMGLLHYPMLMVFNKIDLLSPSELQAIKLLSSRYQAIPISAKKGENLDLLLNKIEEKLFTPLGSLEKPLFEVEPAFAEEESLTKVPPAHTSDV from the coding sequence ATGGGACATAACGTTTTTGGAAATACGGTAGGGTTAAAACCAAGTGAATTAAAAAACTTAGAGAGATTATATAGAAGAAGGGTGCCTCCTGCTTCTATCATTTCTCATGAACTGGCAAGAGAACTTGCACGGATATCAGCAGAGATAAACCGTCAAGTAGGCTTGCTTATCAACCGAAAAGGAGAAATAGACTACGTAGTAGTAGGTACCTTTAACCGTATTGAAATACCTGAGCTTAGAGGGTATCGTGACCATATCGCCAGATTAAAAGGATTACGTTTTATCCATACTCATCTTTTAACTTCTAAATCTAATCAATCTGAACTCGACCAAGACGACCTGATAGACCTTGCTCTTTTAAGGCTTGATTTGGTTGGTGCCTTAGAGGTGAACCCCAACGGAGAGCCTGGTAAAATTCACATAGCCCACATTATCCCTGACCCAGAGTTTTTTACAGGAGGTCCTTTTTCAGAAAAAGAAAACCAGTTTTTTTATTTTTTAAAGCCCTGTTATGTCTGGGAATTAAGAGAAAACTTTTTAGAACTTATTAAAAACTTAGAGGATGAGCTTGAAAGGATAAAACCCCTTAAAGAAGTAGACGAGCAAAAGGATAGGGCTATTCTCATTTTCTTAAAAGAGTCTAACGAACCTTATTTAGAGGAAAGGATTTTTGAGTTAAAGGAATTGGCAAGGACTGCAGGGGTAACCGTAGTAGGGGAGGTGGTTCAGAAAAAGACAAGTCCAGACCCAAGGTATGTAATAGGTAAAGGAAAACTGCTTGAGGTGATGGTGCTTGCCTTAAGGACCCGGGCTAATCTTTTAATATTTGATCGCGAGCTTACCCCATCTCAAGTAAGAGCCCTTACTGAAAATACAGACTTAAGGGTTATAGACCGTACCCAGCTTATTTTAGACATCTTTGCCCAACGTGCTAAGTCTAAAGAAGGAAAAATTCAGGTTGAAATCGCCCAGTTAAAATATACCCTTCCCAGGCTTAGGGCTAAAGACGATGCCTTCTCCAGGCTTACCGGAGGTATAGGAGGAAGAGGACCCGGAGAAACCAAGCTAGAAATAGACAGAAGAAGGATAAAAGACCGTATCGCTAAGCTGGAAAGAGAGTTAGAACAAATCTCTCAAGAAAGAGACCTGAGAAGAAAACGTAGAAAAAAGTTAGAATTTAAAACGGTTGCTTTGATAGGTTATACTAACGCAGGTAAAACCACTTTGTTTAACACTTTGGCTAAAAGCCAATACTTAGCAGAGGATAAACTTTTTGCAACCCTTGACCCTGTAACCAAGGCTATTAGAACCCCAAACAATAGGGTATTTCTTATTACAGATACCGTAGGTTTTATAAGAAACCTTCCAGAAGAATTAAAAAAGGCCTTTAAAGCTACCTTAGAAGAACTTTATTCGGCAGACCTACTTCTTCACATCGTAGATATAAGCCATCCAGAATTTGAAACCCAGATAGAAGCAGTAAATCAAATTTTAGAAGAAATGGGGCTTTTGCATTATCCTATGCTGATGGTTTTTAATAAAATAGACCTTTTATCCCCCTCAGAACTGCAGGCTATAAAACTACTTTCCAGTCGTTATCAAGCCATTCCTATTTCAGCCAAAAAAGGAGAAAACCTTGACCTACTCTTAAATAAAATCGAAGAAAAACTTTTTACTCCTCTTGGGTCTCTTGAAAAACCTCTTTTTGAGGTTGAGCCTGCTTTCGCGGAGGAGGAAAGTCTAACCAAAGTTCCTCCAGCGCATACATCTGACGTATAG
- a CDS encoding DUF6485 family protein has protein sequence MECKRDKNLKNCNCTYEPCPKKGICCECLHYHRKMRQLPACFFPPEYEKTYNRSFELFAKLVTEGKI, from the coding sequence ATGGAGTGTAAAAGGGATAAAAACCTTAAAAACTGTAACTGCACTTATGAACCTTGTCCTAAAAAGGGGATTTGCTGCGAATGTCTGCATTATCATAGAAAAATGAGACAACTACCTGCGTGCTTTTTCCCACCAGAATATGAAAAAACTTATAACAGGAGCTTCGAACTTTTTGCCAAGTTGGTAACGGAGGGAAAAATATAA